GTCTTAgtgtttttttctattttatttttctagacTTTTGTGCATCCCTAGTTGGGTCggatttaattttatttttaacaaaACTCTTCCCCTTATCTTAAAAAACACTAAAAGCTGGTAACTTCAAAAACTCACAGAAAATAACATTTCCTCGAAATCATTATTCTACTGCACTATTTAGAGCATTTGTTCTAAGCTATTTCTGAAAattctatttataaaaataattaatttgtaGACAATCCATGGTATAATAGTCCGTTCAAATcgggataagtccattttacacccctcaactattatatttatctaaaaTACACCCTTAACTTTAAAATCGGGTATTAGACGCCCCTCATCTCTTAAAACCATGCAATTTATACCCCTCATCCAAACCGCTCTGGTTTTTTCTTAGGAGGCAATCCAGTCAACCTAGGACCACCTGTcatttttcctttcttccttctctctacTGGAGCAGAACGAACTACGCCTCACTCTCCGGCAGCTTGGCGCAGGCGAGGTCAAGGTTGAGCGGCACATTCCCGAGCCCTTCCTTTGGTATCTCGGCACAGGTGAGCTCAAGCTTGAGATCCGTGCCTCCCTGAGACCCGAGTGTTCCTCATCGGCCTCCGCCGCGCATGTGGAGCTCCACCTCTGTCGGCATGTGCCAAACTCTGTCTCGTGGCTGTCCTTGCCTGGAGCTCGAGCTCTGAGCTACAGCTGCGTGTCCTCTTCCCTTGCCGCATTCGGGTAGGACTGCATGAGACAGATGATCTGCTTCTTCGACTCGATTGCTCACCTAAACAACGGAAGTGAGTCGCTTACCAGTCCATCAATGCCTGCACAAAGGGAAAAATCGATTCTGAACCAATCGATCCATTCTACTAGCTCGCAGAAAGAAAAAACCAACTTTGTCCAATGGAGGAAAGATTGATCCACGGTAGCAGCAAGGAAAAAATTCGACCGTCGCCATTGTCTCCCCGAGTTCCATCGCATGCTCAACTTGGGGCAGGTCAGGTAAGCTCGAACTCCGCCTCGACGGACATGCGGACCTCCACTCCCGTCCGCTCGTCTTCCACTGCAGCCCAGCTCCCGTTCTTTCAACCTCTCCCACGCCATCGATGCCTCTAGCCCCTAGATCTAGACCGCGTCGAGTTCGCCACCAACCCCGTGGCATCCTACTGTACCAATACTGCCCTACAAACCATTAGGGATGAAAAATGAACGGTACTGAAAGTTTAAGGGTGTTAAATACCCGGTTTTGAAGTTTGagggtgtattttagacaaaGCGAAGAGTTTAGGatggtaaaatggacttatccctCAAATCAAACGGGGCCCTCGTCTTAGGCTGTATTAGGCCCAGTAGCCCGTAGTCACGTTCCCAACCCCGCCCAGTGATGCCCACTACGCAAGAGCCCACCATCACTTCAGCCCGTCCCCTCCCCGGCCCACTACCACCACCCGCCATCTCCAAATCTCCAATCCATCCAAACCGCGGAGTTGCCCACGTCCACCCAATCCTCCTCCATCCACGGCGGCGACCACCCCGCCGGCGTCCATAACCCCTAAACCCCGGCGAATCCCCCCGCCTCCGCCATGGCCGACACGCTcgccttccctctccctctccgcgcgcccgccccgccgccgtcttcccccATCTCCCAGGCCTCCGCgcactcctcccctcctccccgcatcttctccctcctctcgtCCTCCCACCCCGCGCCGTCTTCCTCCACCTCCCGCAAGCCCCGCCTCGGCcgcccaggaggaggaggacagcAGCCATGGCACCTCCCGCCGTCACTCTCACTCCCGGCGCGCCGAGCGCTGCTCGCCCTCCTCGACGATCCGGGGCGCGCCACCTCCCCGCGGGACCTCCTGTCAGGGCTCCCCGCGCCCGAGCTGGCTGCCGTGGTAGGCGCCCTCGGCTCACGCGGCCAGCCgggcgccgcgctcgccgccctcCACGCCGCGCGCGAGCTCCACGGCGAGGGCGTGCTCCACCACCCGCgcgtcctcgccaccgccatccgCGTCATGGCGCGCGCGGGGCGCCTCGCCGAGGCATCCGCGCTCCTCGACGCCGCGCCGGGCCCCGACGCCGGCGCGTACACGGCCCTCGTCTCCGCGTTCTCCCGGGCCGGCCGGTTCCGGGACGCGGTCGCCGTGTTCaggcgcatggtggacagcggAGTCCAGCCCGCCATCGTCACCTACAACGTCGTGCTCCACGTGTACTCCAAGATGGCCGTTCCATggaaggaggtggtggagcTCGTCGCCTCTATGAAGGAACACGGCGTCGCGCCGGATAGGTATACGTATAACACGCTCATCAGCTGTTGCCGCCGTAGGGCGCTTTACAAGGAGGCAGCacaggtgttcgatgaaatgaaGGCTTCTGGGTTCGAACCTGACAAGGTCACATTCAATTCGCTGCTCGATGTATATGGTAAGGCGCGAAGGCACGACGAAGCAATTGAGGTGATCCAGGAGATGGAGCGTGTGGGCTGCCCACCCAGTGTGGTGACCTACAACTCACTCATTTCGTCGTATGTGAAGGATGGGTTGTTGGAACAGGCAGTTGCGCTCAAGCAGGAGATGGAGGTGAAGGGAATGAAGCCAGATGTGGTGACATACACGACATTGATCTCTGGCCTTGACAGAGCTGGCAAAATTGATGCAGCAATTGTGGAATATGATGAAATGGTGAGGAACGGATGCAAGCCAAACCTGTGCACATACAATGCATTGATCAAGATGCATGGGGTGAGGGGGAAGTTCCCAGAGATGATGGCTGTCTTTGATGAGTTCAGGTCTGCTGGTTTTGTGCCGGATATTGTGACCTGGAACACGCTCTTAGCTGTGTTTGGGCAGAATGGTTTGGATTCTGAAGTGTCTGGGGTGTTCAAGGAGATGAAGAAAGCTGGTTACATCCCTGAGAGGGATACGTATGTTTCACTTATTAGTTCGTATAGTCGATGTGGTTTGTTTGACCTAGCAATGCAGATATACAAGAGGATGATGGAAGCCGGTATATACCCTGATGTTTCAACTTATAATGCTGTTCTGTCTGCCCTGGCTCGTGGTGGGCGTTGGGAACAAGCAGAAAAGTTGTTTGCTGAGATGGAGGAGCGAGATTGTAAGCCAGATGAGTATAGTTATTCTTCATTGCTTCATGCGTATGCAAATGCAAAGAGGTTAGACAAAATGAAAGCTTTATCAGATGATATATATTCAGAGAGGATAGAACCACATAATTGGCTAGTGAAAACATTGGTCTTGGTCAACAGCAAAGTTAATAATTTAGCTGAGGCCGAAAAGGCTTTCCTGGAACTAAGACAGAAGCGGTGTTCATTGGATATTAATGTTCTTAATGCCATGGTTTCCATATATGGGAAAAACAGGATGGTCAGGAAGGTTGAGAAGATTCTTTCACTGATGAAGGAAAGTGCTATCAACCTCAGTGCTGCTACCTACAATAGCTTGATGCATATGTATTCTCGTTTAGGTGATTGTGAAAAGTGTGAAAATATTCTCACTGAGATCAAGTCAAGTGGTGTGCGCCCTGATAGATATTCTTATAACACTGTGATCTATGCATATGGAAGAAAAGGACAGATGAAAGAAGCATCAAGATTGTTCTCTGAGATGAAATGTTCAGGTCTGAAACCAGATGTTGTAACATACAATATTTTTGTCAAGAGTTATGTCTCC
The window above is part of the Oryza sativa Japonica Group chromosome 7, ASM3414082v1 genome. Proteins encoded here:
- the LOC4343774 gene encoding pentatricopeptide repeat-containing protein At5g02860; the encoded protein is MADTLAFPLPLRAPAPPPSSPISQASAHSSPPPRIFSLLSSSHPAPSSSTSRKPRLGRPGGGGQQPWHLPPSLSLPARRALLALLDDPGRATSPRDLLSGLPAPELAAVVGALGSRGQPGAALAALHAARELHGEGVLHHPRVLATAIRVMARAGRLAEASALLDAAPGPDAGAYTALVSAFSRAGRFRDAVAVFRRMVDSGVQPAIVTYNVVLHVYSKMAVPWKEVVELVASMKEHGVAPDRYTYNTLISCCRRRALYKEAAQVFDEMKASGFEPDKVTFNSLLDVYGKARRHDEAIEVIQEMERVGCPPSVVTYNSLISSYVKDGLLEQAVALKQEMEVKGMKPDVVTYTTLISGLDRAGKIDAAIVEYDEMVRNGCKPNLCTYNALIKMHGVRGKFPEMMAVFDEFRSAGFVPDIVTWNTLLAVFGQNGLDSEVSGVFKEMKKAGYIPERDTYVSLISSYSRCGLFDLAMQIYKRMMEAGIYPDVSTYNAVLSALARGGRWEQAEKLFAEMEERDCKPDEYSYSSLLHAYANAKRLDKMKALSDDIYSERIEPHNWLVKTLVLVNSKVNNLAEAEKAFLELRQKRCSLDINVLNAMVSIYGKNRMVRKVEKILSLMKESAINLSAATYNSLMHMYSRLGDCEKCENILTEIKSSGVRPDRYSYNTVIYAYGRKGQMKEASRLFSEMKCSGLKPDVVTYNIFVKSYVSNSMFEEAIELVRYMVTQGCKPNERTYNSIVEGYCRNGKLTDAKIFVSNLPQLHPGYSKQEQQNLFEVIAKYTQR